One genomic window of Streptomyces sp. NBC_00237 includes the following:
- the metG gene encoding methionine--tRNA ligase, producing MARHLITSALPYINGIKHLGNMVGSMLPADVYSRYLRQRGHDVLYICATDEHGTPAELAAKAAGLPVAEFCAKQHDAQKAIYDGFGLAFDYFGRSSSQQNVEITQHFARKLKENGFIEERAIRQVFSIADDRFLPDRYIVGTCPHCGYDKARGDQCENCTRVLDPTDLIDARSAISGSSELEVRETKHLFLLQSKLAGEVEAWIDAVGGEWPQLASSIARKWLTEGLHDRAITRDLEWGVPVPADTWPELAAEGKVFYVWFDAPIEYIGATKEWADLDPAARDWKSWWYEADDVRHTEFMAKDNVPFHTVMFPATQLGVREPWKMVDFVKAFNWLNYYGGKFSTSQQRGIFTDAALELLPADYWRYFLMANAPESDDTSFTWELFSSSVNKDLADTLGNFVNRVLSFSRKRFGDEVPAGKAAGEAEQKLGAEIAGLLAEYEGHMDALQYRKAAASLRALWSAGNSYLEEKAPWLEIKTDEEGAALTLRTAMNLIHLYAVVSEPFIPASAKAMRGAFSLADDNAVWVTEEQAKALDAVPAGTPFTVPPVLFAKITPEDLESYRERFGGDDAG from the coding sequence ATGGCTCGTCACCTGATCACCAGCGCGCTGCCGTACATCAACGGGATCAAGCACCTGGGCAACATGGTCGGGTCGATGCTTCCGGCGGATGTGTACTCCCGGTACCTCCGCCAGCGCGGTCACGACGTCCTCTACATCTGCGCCACCGACGAGCACGGCACGCCGGCTGAGCTGGCCGCGAAGGCCGCTGGGCTGCCGGTCGCCGAGTTCTGCGCGAAGCAGCACGATGCGCAGAAGGCGATCTACGACGGGTTCGGTCTCGCCTTCGACTATTTCGGCCGCAGCTCCTCGCAGCAGAACGTTGAGATTACCCAGCACTTCGCGCGGAAGCTGAAGGAGAACGGGTTCATCGAGGAGCGGGCCATCCGCCAGGTCTTCTCGATCGCCGACGACCGTTTCCTGCCGGACCGCTACATCGTCGGTACGTGCCCGCACTGTGGTTACGACAAGGCCCGCGGCGACCAGTGCGAAAACTGCACCCGAGTCCTCGACCCGACGGACCTGATCGACGCCCGGTCCGCGATCAGCGGGAGCAGCGAGCTGGAGGTCCGCGAGACCAAGCACCTGTTCCTGCTCCAGTCGAAGCTCGCCGGCGAGGTCGAGGCCTGGATCGACGCGGTGGGTGGTGAGTGGCCGCAGCTGGCTTCGTCGATCGCACGGAAGTGGCTGACCGAGGGGCTGCACGACCGGGCGATCACCCGTGACCTGGAGTGGGGCGTCCCGGTCCCGGCCGACACGTGGCCGGAGCTGGCGGCAGAGGGCAAGGTCTTCTACGTCTGGTTCGACGCTCCGATCGAGTACATCGGTGCGACGAAGGAGTGGGCGGACCTCGACCCGGCAGCGCGCGACTGGAAGTCCTGGTGGTACGAGGCCGACGACGTCCGGCACACGGAGTTCATGGCCAAGGACAACGTCCCGTTCCACACGGTGATGTTCCCGGCCACCCAGCTCGGCGTGCGTGAGCCGTGGAAGATGGTCGACTTCGTCAAGGCCTTCAACTGGCTGAACTACTACGGCGGGAAGTTCTCCACCTCGCAGCAGCGCGGCATCTTCACGGACGCGGCCCTGGAACTGCTGCCCGCCGACTACTGGCGTTACTTCCTGATGGCCAACGCCCCGGAATCCGACGACACCTCGTTCACGTGGGAGCTGTTCTCCTCTTCGGTGAACAAGGACCTGGCGGACACCCTCGGCAACTTCGTGAACCGGGTGCTGTCCTTCTCGCGCAAGCGCTTCGGCGACGAAGTTCCGGCGGGCAAGGCGGCCGGCGAGGCCGAACAGAAGCTGGGCGCGGAGATCGCCGGGCTGCTCGCCGAGTACGAGGGCCACATGGATGCGCTCCAGTACCGCAAGGCAGCGGCTTCCCTGCGCGCGCTGTGGAGCGCGGGCAACTCCTACCTGGAGGAGAAGGCCCCGTGGCTGGAGATCAAGACGGACGAGGAAGGCGCGGCGCTCACCCTGCGGACCGCGATGAACCTGATTCACCTGTACGCGGTGGTCTCGGAGCCCTTCATCCCGGCTTCTGCCAAGGCGATGCGCGGGGCATTCTCGCTCGCTGACGACAACGCGGTGTGGGTGACGGAGGAGCAGGCCAAGGCACTGGACGCGGTGCCCGCCGGGACGCCGTTCACGGTGCCGCCGGTGCTCTTCGCGAAGATCACCCCGGAGGACCTGGAGTCGTACCGGGAGCGCTTCGGCGGTGATGATGCGGGCTGA
- a CDS encoding histidine phosphatase family protein — MRTHHIFLIKHGETEENRFGIHQGQTLGGTLNSQGIADIRQVAATLADLNITIDRMLVSPMSRCQQSAALLADRLAPPEVRQDPRLSAKNSGHLGGKPRHAAAAEAATAGVPIHQLRTPGGESSEDVQARYLHLWNEVSTAPPQTTILVGHGGGIACLLLHLTGRSFADYLDLVPGSAATTWIEVTDGTPRFRCVNAPPPKLSGQHNARTTP; from the coding sequence ATGCGCACTCACCACATCTTCCTCATCAAGCACGGCGAGACCGAAGAGAATCGTTTCGGCATCCATCAGGGCCAAACCCTCGGCGGCACCCTCAACTCACAGGGCATAGCCGACATTCGCCAAGTCGCTGCCACGCTCGCCGACTTGAACATCACCATCGATCGGATGCTCGTCAGCCCCATGTCACGCTGTCAGCAGTCCGCCGCCCTCCTGGCCGACCGCCTCGCCCCACCCGAAGTACGCCAGGATCCTCGCCTGTCCGCCAAGAACAGCGGCCACCTCGGAGGAAAGCCGCGCCACGCAGCCGCCGCCGAAGCCGCCACTGCAGGCGTCCCGATCCACCAGCTCCGCACACCGGGCGGCGAGTCCTCAGAGGACGTACAAGCCCGCTACCTGCACCTCTGGAACGAAGTCAGCACCGCCCCGCCCCAGACCACGATCCTCGTCGGCCACGGAGGCGGCATCGCCTGCCTCCTGCTCCACCTCACCGGCCGCAGCTTCGCCGACTACCTCGACCTCGTACCCGGCTCCGCCGCCACAACCTGGATCGAAGTCACCGACGGAACACCGCGCTTCCGCTGCGTCAACGCCCCGCCCCCAAAGCTCTCCGGGCAGCACAACGCCCGCACCACCCCATGA
- a CDS encoding FkbM family methyltransferase, with translation MRKVFIDCGTNLGIVLNRFIHELPDHDFYAFEPNPELLSSIHAQVAQAAPAPRVEISQSAVWTQDGTIDLFLGHHESSTVMPGKRVPPMYDQQIDYDAPVAVPAIDFSAWLHRTVAPADQVVVKMDIEGAEYPVLRKLLSDGTIGLFSVLYIEWHYDRFPAMSRADHDQVLAAVSAHVDVREWD, from the coding sequence ATGCGCAAGGTCTTCATCGACTGCGGCACCAACCTCGGAATCGTCCTGAACCGCTTCATCCACGAGCTCCCGGACCACGACTTCTACGCCTTCGAGCCCAACCCGGAACTCCTGTCCTCCATCCACGCCCAGGTGGCACAGGCGGCCCCCGCGCCCCGGGTCGAGATCTCGCAGAGCGCGGTATGGACGCAGGACGGAACGATCGACCTCTTCCTCGGGCACCACGAGAGCTCCACCGTCATGCCCGGCAAGCGCGTTCCGCCCATGTACGACCAGCAGATCGACTACGACGCCCCGGTCGCCGTGCCGGCCATCGACTTCAGCGCCTGGCTGCACCGCACCGTCGCCCCGGCCGATCAGGTCGTCGTGAAGATGGACATCGAAGGCGCCGAGTATCCCGTGCTTCGCAAGCTGCTCAGCGACGGAACGATCGGCCTGTTCTCCGTCCTGTACATCGAGTGGCACTACGACCGCTTCCCCGCGATGAGCCGCGCCGACCACGACCAGGTCCTCGCCGCCGTATCCGCCCATGTCGACGTCCGCGAATGGGACTGA